From the Vibrio algarum genome, one window contains:
- a CDS encoding 1-propanol dehydrogenase PduQ, translating to MKKFSVKTRVYSGVGSLEYLKRFKQNKIWIVCDGFLASSPAYTRLKSMLEDDNQLFLFSDISPDPDIATIVKGIADLQSVQPDIIIGFGGGSAIDAAKAIRFFVEQSQHLPLECCIAIPTTSGTGSEVTSATVISDKEKGIKYPLFHPTIFPDIAILDPELVVTVPDNITANTGLDVLTHAIEAYVSVDANDFADALAEKAVYNIFQYLPTAYANGKCIPTRTKVHNASSMAGMAFSQAGLGLNHAIAHQLGGQFKIPHGLANAILLPHVIRHNAKDIRARKRYARLAKFCQLCPKSANDKTAVNQLIFHINKLMAKLHIQTSLRKLGVNEGHLREKQSLIMAATHADSTLATNPCTVSDNDIRHILEAIL from the coding sequence ATGAAGAAATTTTCAGTTAAAACTCGAGTGTATAGTGGCGTTGGCAGCCTTGAATATTTAAAGCGATTCAAACAAAACAAAATATGGATTGTTTGCGACGGTTTTTTAGCCTCAAGCCCAGCTTATACGCGCCTGAAATCCATGTTAGAAGATGATAATCAACTATTCCTTTTTTCTGATATTAGTCCTGATCCCGATATCGCTACCATTGTGAAAGGCATCGCCGATTTACAAAGTGTACAACCAGACATCATCATTGGATTTGGTGGAGGCTCGGCAATTGATGCCGCCAAAGCCATCCGTTTTTTTGTGGAACAAAGTCAACACTTACCTCTCGAGTGTTGCATTGCTATTCCAACTACTAGTGGTACTGGTTCGGAAGTCACATCAGCAACGGTGATTAGTGATAAAGAAAAAGGGATTAAATACCCTCTGTTCCACCCCACTATTTTTCCAGACATCGCTATTTTAGACCCTGAATTGGTCGTTACGGTACCAGATAACATCACCGCCAATACAGGATTAGATGTATTAACCCATGCAATTGAAGCATACGTTTCCGTTGATGCTAACGATTTTGCTGACGCCTTAGCGGAGAAAGCGGTCTACAACATTTTTCAATATTTGCCTACCGCCTATGCAAATGGGAAATGCATTCCAACCAGAACCAAAGTACATAACGCATCAAGTATGGCTGGTATGGCATTTAGTCAGGCCGGTTTGGGGCTTAACCATGCTATTGCTCATCAATTGGGAGGCCAGTTCAAAATTCCTCATGGGTTAGCCAACGCAATATTATTACCCCATGTCATACGCCATAATGCAAAAGACATCAGAGCCAGAAAACGATACGCAAGATTGGCGAAATTTTGCCAACTCTGTCCAAAATCCGCCAACGACAAAACCGCTGTCAATCAACTCATCTTTCACATAAATAAGTTAATGGCGAAGTTGCATATCCAAACGTCTTTAAGAAAACTTGGAGTTAATGAGGGTCATTTGCGAGAAAAGCAGTCGTTGATTATGGCTGCAACACATGCTGACAGCACTCTAGCAACCAATCCGTGTACGGTTTCCGATAACGACATCAGGCACATATTAGAGGCGATATTATGA